DNA from Orbaceae bacterium lpD01:
TGTTGGTGCGGGCGATTCAATGGTTGCAGGTCTGATGTATGGACTGTTAGGACAAAAAACGATTGACGAAACCTTCCGTTTAGCCTCGGCAGTAGCCGCATTATCGGTTAGTCAAAGTAATGTGGGTGTACCAGATAAAAATGCATTGTCAGCGATGATCGATAATATTGAATTAACGGCGATTAAGTAAGTTTAGGTGAGAAGATGAAAATATTTTTAGTGGAAGATTCGAGTGTTGGTCCAATTAATACTCGATTAGCGCAAGCAGAATTAAAGTTAGCTGCAACCCAGCTACATTGGCAAATTGTTGACACACTGGTTGAGTCAGATTTTGCTGTCGTTGCCGGAAATAATATTCCAGCTGATACCGCTTTGGTTGGACGAAAAGTGGCTTTGGTCTCTGTTGCTGAGGTTTTTACTGATCCAATCTCAGCATTAAGTCTGGCTGAGAAGAATGCGGTTGTGTATGAGAAAGTCACTGATACTGCATCAGTGCCAGCCGTATCCGGTATAAAACGTATTGTTGCCGTGACGGCTTGCCCTACGGGAGTTGCTCATACGTTTATGGCCGCAGAAGCGATTGAAGAAGAAGCCAAAAAACGTGGCTGGTGGTGTAAAGTTGAAACGCGTGGCTCTGTTGGTGTGGGTAACGAAATTACACCAGAAGAGATTGCTGCGGCTGATTTAGTCTTTGTAGCGGCAGATATCGATGTCGATTTGAATAAATTCGCCGGTAAGCTGATGTATCGTACTAAGACTGGACCCGCGTTAAAGAAAACAGCGCAAGAGTTTGATCAGGCATTTGCACAGGCAAGCATTTATCAACCGCAATCAAAAAGTAGTTCACAAAACAGTGGCACTCAGGAGAAAAAAGGTGTGTATAAACATCTTCTGACTGGCGTGTCTTATATGCTACCGATGGTTGTGGCAGGTGGTTTGATTATCGCCCTTGCTTTTGCTTTTGGTCATTTTGCACTCGATGCAAATGGTGTACAAACCTTAATTGGTGAGCCGCATTTAGCTGAAATTGGTGGATTAGCGTTTTCATTAATGGTGCCATTATTAGCGGGATATATTGCTTATTCGATAGCGGATAGACCCGGTTTAACACCTGGCTTGGTAGGCGGTATGATTGCCGTGTCGATTGGTGCCGGTTTTCTAGGTGGTATTGCTGCGGGTTATTTAGCCGGTTACTTAGCCTTATTATTAACGCGTCGAGTGCCGTTACCGCAAAGCTTAGAAGCGCTTAAGCCAATCCTTATCATTCCCTTGTTTGCAACAT
Protein-coding regions in this window:
- the fruA gene encoding PTS fructose transporter subunit IIBC, with amino-acid sequence MKIFLVEDSSVGPINTRLAQAELKLAATQLHWQIVDTLVESDFAVVAGNNIPADTALVGRKVALVSVAEVFTDPISALSLAEKNAVVYEKVTDTASVPAVSGIKRIVAVTACPTGVAHTFMAAEAIEEEAKKRGWWCKVETRGSVGVGNEITPEEIAAADLVFVAADIDVDLNKFAGKLMYRTKTGPALKKTAQEFDQAFAQASIYQPQSKSSSQNSGTQEKKGVYKHLLTGVSYMLPMVVAGGLIIALAFAFGHFALDANGVQTLIGEPHLAEIGGLAFSLMVPLLAGYIAYSIADRPGLTPGLVGGMIAVSIGAGFLGGIAAGYLAGYLALLLTRRVPLPQSLEALKPILIIPLFATLITGLAMQFIIGSPIAWLMTNLSEWLSTMNTSNAIILGMVLGGMMCTDMGGPINKVAYAFGVGLLSDHQYAPMAAVMAGGMVPPLAMSLATFIAKNKFAKSEQESGKAAFVLGLCFISEGAIPFAARDPLRVLPSCIIGGAITGGMALAFGSQLMTPHGGLFALAIPGVVKPVLGYLLSIIVGSVVAGVIYAIIKRPEEVKA